One Ancylobacter novellus DSM 506 genomic window, CCGCCGCGCGCGCCCGAGCCCGACGATGCGCGGCTGAAGGTCGAGGCCTTCGGCCTGCGCTTCCCCAACCCGGTGGGACTGGCGGCGGGCTTCGACAAGGAGGCGGAGGTGCCGGACGCCATGCTCGGCGCCGGCTTCGGCTTCGTCGAGGTCGGCACGATCACGCCGCGCCCGCAGTCGGGCAATCCGCGCCCGCGCAATTTCCGCCTCACCGAGGACCGCGCGGTGATCAACCGCTACGGCTTCAATTCCGGCGGCCATGGCCCCGCGAAAGCGCGGCTCATCGCCCGCAAGGGCAAGAGCCGCAACTCTGCGGGCATCGTCGGGGTGAATGTCGGGGCGAACAAGGAGACGGTGGACCGCGCCGCCGACTACGTCGCCGGCATCGAGGCCTTCGCCGGGCTCGGCGACTATTTCACCGTCAACGTCTCCTCGCCCAACACGCCGGGCCTGCGCGACCTGCAGGAGGAGACCGCGCTCGACGACCTGCTCGCGCGCTGCGTGGAGGCGCGCGACCGCCATGCGCCGGGCGTGCCGCTGCTCCTGAAGATCGCGCCCGATCTCGCGCTGCCCCATCTCGACGGCGTGGTCGAGGTGGCGCACCGACGCCGGGTCGACGGGCTGATCGTTTCCAACACCACCATCTCGCGCCCGCCCGGCCTGCGTTCTCCGCACAAGGGCGAGACCGGCGGGCTCTCCGGCCGGCCGCTCTTTGCGCTCTCCACCCGCATGCTGGCGGAGACCTATGTGCGCGCGGACGGCGCCTTCCCGATCATCGGCGTCGGCGGCATCGACAGCGCCGAGACGGCGTTCGCCAAGATCGAGGCCGGCGCCAGCCTGATCCAGCTCTATTCCGGCCTGGTCTATGAGGGGCTGGGTCTGGTGCCGCGCATCAAGGCTGGCCTCCTCGCCCGGCTGGCGAAGGAGCACGCGACACTCGCCGAGATCACCGGCCGGCGGGCGCGGCAGGTGGTGGCGGAGCCGTTTCCGGGCGCCTAGGCGAAAGTCCGCCGCTCCAGCGCGGGCAGGCGCAGGGCGAGGAATATGCCACGCCCGGCCATGAAGGAGAGGTAAGCGAGCCACAGTCCGGTATTTCCCAGCGGCAGGGTCAGCCACCAGGCAAGGAAGAACAGCAGGACCGCCGGCACCATCAGGTTGCGCATGTCGCGTGCCCAGGTCGAGCCGGAATAGATGCCGTCATAGGCGAAGGCGGCGACGCCG contains:
- a CDS encoding quinone-dependent dihydroorotate dehydrogenase; translated protein: MSALFDLALPFARLMDPENAHRLAIRALACLPPRAPEPDDARLKVEAFGLRFPNPVGLAAGFDKEAEVPDAMLGAGFGFVEVGTITPRPQSGNPRPRNFRLTEDRAVINRYGFNSGGHGPAKARLIARKGKSRNSAGIVGVNVGANKETVDRAADYVAGIEAFAGLGDYFTVNVSSPNTPGLRDLQEETALDDLLARCVEARDRHAPGVPLLLKIAPDLALPHLDGVVEVAHRRRVDGLIVSNTTISRPPGLRSPHKGETGGLSGRPLFALSTRMLAETYVRADGAFPIIGVGGIDSAETAFAKIEAGASLIQLYSGLVYEGLGLVPRIKAGLLARLAKEHATLAEITGRRARQVVAEPFPGA